From a region of the Pseudomonas fulva 12-X genome:
- the lapG gene encoding cysteine protease LapG, with protein MAWLLALSLVAGGLQAQWDFQQIAARAEKLYGPLGAGKARIDAWQRLLDEQRGAPEADQLKAVNRFFNLQVRFRDDQQVWGVADYWATPVEALMRGAGDCEDFAIAKYFSLRELGVPPEKLRITYVKAVRLNQAHMVLTYYPTPTSVPLVLDNLIDAIEPATERRDLVPVYAFNAEGLWVPGPAGGKQVGDSKRLSRWQDLLKKMRAEGFP; from the coding sequence GTGGCGTGGCTGCTCGCCCTGTCGCTGGTGGCGGGCGGGCTGCAGGCGCAGTGGGACTTCCAGCAAATCGCTGCTCGCGCCGAGAAACTTTATGGCCCATTGGGCGCCGGCAAAGCGCGTATCGATGCCTGGCAGCGCCTGCTCGACGAGCAGCGAGGCGCCCCCGAGGCCGACCAGCTCAAGGCCGTGAACCGCTTCTTCAATCTGCAAGTACGCTTTCGTGACGACCAGCAAGTCTGGGGCGTTGCCGACTATTGGGCGACGCCCGTGGAAGCACTGATGCGCGGCGCTGGCGATTGCGAGGATTTTGCCATCGCCAAGTATTTCAGCCTGCGCGAGCTGGGCGTACCGCCGGAGAAGCTGCGCATCACCTACGTCAAGGCCGTACGCCTGAACCAGGCGCACATGGTGCTGACCTATTACCCGACCCCCACCTCGGTACCATTGGTACTGGACAACCTGATCGATGCCATCGAACCGGCGACCGAGCGCCGTGACCTGGTGCCCGTGTACGCCTTCAACGCCGAAGGGCTGTGGGTGCCCGGGCCGGCAGGCGGCAAGCAGGTGGGAGACAGCAAGCGCCTTTCGCGCTGGCAGGATTTGTTGAAGAAGATGCGCGCCGAAGGGTTCCCCTAA
- the lapD gene encoding cyclic di-GMP receptor LapD, whose protein sequence is MSLFKQLCVAICVLMLVSFAGSVVVNVESSREQQVNQLRSHAQDAATALGLSLGSHLDDPAMLELMVSSIFDSGYFESIRVIGPDDKVLVERSGPNLGRGAPQWFADLVDLEAAQGDAIVSDGWNQAAHVEVVSHPYFAIAKLWQTAYATFLWLALISLVCIGLGVLLLKRQLRPLEYMVEQSNAIARREFLSASKLPRTPEFRRVVAAMNQMVEKLKTLFDEEASRSEKLHAEAYQDSLTGLANRRYFDLDLQARLTGEERASSGVLMLLRVNDLAGLNQRIGGQRTDQLLKAVAEQLQQVSQGRFLLARNRGGEFALLAAGVDRQEAEQLAEQLSNALLSLQQTGASDCSPVAHIGITSFAPGASSSELYSALDAALAEAVSNSRSPWAFVEHRPQATATGERNDWHRLLDGALQQGRFLQYVQPVVNAAEPTQVLHHKVLARLLDERGETIPAGQFLPWLERFGWTARLDLVMLDALLAQLASHDGKLALSLSGSSVRDAQVLEQIYERLRLHPAVIGRLILELDEGQLPGPAELEAITRKLRSLGVELGLQHFGGRFSMIGNLAKLGLAYLKVDGSFIRGIDQEGDKRLFIEAMQRAANSIDLPLIAERVETRGEWQVLQEMGVSGVQGRLFSEPAAWA, encoded by the coding sequence ATGTCACTGTTCAAGCAGTTGTGTGTCGCCATCTGCGTGCTGATGCTGGTGAGTTTCGCCGGCAGCGTCGTGGTCAACGTGGAGAGCTCGCGCGAGCAGCAGGTCAACCAGTTGCGCTCCCATGCGCAGGACGCCGCGACGGCGCTTGGCCTGTCGCTCGGCTCGCACCTGGACGACCCGGCGATGCTGGAGCTGATGGTCAGCTCGATCTTCGACAGTGGCTATTTCGAGAGCATCCGCGTGATCGGCCCGGACGACAAGGTGCTGGTCGAGCGCTCCGGCCCGAACCTGGGCCGCGGCGCGCCGCAGTGGTTCGCCGACCTGGTGGACCTGGAGGCTGCCCAGGGCGACGCCATCGTCAGTGATGGCTGGAACCAGGCGGCTCACGTCGAGGTGGTCAGCCATCCGTATTTCGCCATCGCCAAGCTGTGGCAGACCGCCTATGCGACCTTCCTGTGGCTGGCGCTGATCAGCCTGGTTTGCATAGGCCTGGGTGTGCTGCTGCTCAAGCGGCAGCTTCGCCCGCTGGAGTATATGGTCGAGCAGTCCAACGCCATTGCCCGTCGTGAATTTCTCAGTGCCTCGAAGCTACCGCGCACACCGGAGTTTCGCCGGGTGGTGGCCGCCATGAATCAGATGGTGGAGAAGCTCAAGACGCTGTTCGACGAGGAAGCCTCGCGCAGTGAGAAACTGCACGCCGAGGCCTACCAGGACAGCCTCACCGGGCTGGCCAACCGCCGTTATTTCGACCTCGACCTGCAGGCCCGCCTGACGGGCGAGGAGCGCGCCAGTAGCGGTGTGCTGATGCTGTTGCGGGTCAATGACCTGGCCGGGCTGAACCAGCGTATCGGTGGGCAGCGCACCGACCAGTTGCTCAAGGCGGTGGCCGAACAGCTGCAGCAGGTCAGCCAGGGTCGTTTCCTGCTGGCGCGCAACCGCGGCGGCGAATTTGCCTTGCTGGCCGCCGGCGTCGACCGCCAGGAGGCCGAACAACTGGCCGAGCAGTTGAGCAACGCCTTGCTGTCGTTGCAGCAGACCGGTGCCAGCGACTGCTCACCTGTTGCGCATATCGGCATCACCAGCTTCGCGCCGGGAGCCAGCAGCAGCGAGCTTTACAGCGCACTGGACGCCGCCTTGGCAGAGGCCGTAAGCAATAGCCGCAGCCCATGGGCGTTCGTCGAGCATCGCCCGCAGGCCACTGCCACCGGCGAGCGCAACGACTGGCATCGCTTGCTGGACGGTGCACTGCAGCAGGGCCGTTTCCTGCAGTACGTGCAGCCGGTGGTCAATGCCGCCGAGCCGACCCAGGTTCTGCATCACAAGGTGCTGGCGCGGCTGCTCGACGAGCGTGGTGAAACCATTCCCGCCGGCCAGTTCCTGCCGTGGCTGGAGCGCTTTGGCTGGACTGCGCGCCTGGATCTGGTGATGCTCGACGCCCTGCTGGCGCAGCTTGCCAGCCATGACGGCAAGCTGGCGCTGAGCTTGTCCGGCAGCAGCGTGCGGGATGCGCAGGTGCTGGAGCAGATCTACGAGCGTTTGCGTCTGCACCCAGCCGTCATTGGCCGGCTGATCCTGGAGCTGGACGAAGGCCAGTTGCCTGGGCCTGCCGAGCTCGAGGCGATCACCCGCAAGCTGCGCAGCCTGGGTGTCGAGCTGGGTCTGCAGCATTTCGGTGGGCGCTTCAGCATGATCGGCAACCTGGCCAAGCTGGGCCTGGCCTACCTGAAGGTCGACGGCAGCTTTATCCGTGGCATCGATCAGGAGGGCGACAAGCGCCTGTTCATCGAGGCCATGCAGCGGGCAGCCAACAGCATCGATCTGCCATTGATCGCCGAGCGGGTGGAAACCCGTGGTGAGTGGCAAGTGCTGCAGGAGATGGGCGTCAGCGGGGTACAGGGGCGCCTGTTCAGCGAACCGGCGGCGTGGGCCTGA